A genomic region of Corticium candelabrum chromosome 22, ooCorCand1.1, whole genome shotgun sequence contains the following coding sequences:
- the LOC134197756 gene encoding uncharacterized protein K02A2.6-like: protein MTSIRLQPPTPFSFENPDDWPKWRRRFEQFRLASGLSEGENERQVSTLLYCMGEDAEDVLASTSISDEERKSYETVLRKLDDFFKVRKNVIFERAQFNRRCQKEDESVEQFITSLYNLVENCAYGDLKDEMIRDRIVVGIRDTSLAERLQMDAELTLDKAKKTVRQREAIRKQHGILQESPIESVNYTGHPFHRRVQKPPGKKPFTSSKAGATNSGSLTSCTRCGRSPSHARQECPAKDATCHRCKKRGHYNQHCFSKAVADVMEEREAEEWCDVSYLYTVNLEQGNSWNSTISVEGQQTSFKLDTGAEVTVISEHTLQALNPQQIQKATRKLCGPDRKPLEVLGELPLTLSYKGRSCVQKVYVVKGLQRNLLGLPAITSLNILVPVNLVASSVPDQYLPMFRGLGTFQESYEIKLKSGAKPLALFTPRNVPLPLRQRVQEELARMESLGVISKVDQPTSWCAGMVVVPKKSGAIRICVDYRPLNESVLREVYPLPKVDHTLACLAGATVFSKLDANCGFWQIPLAEESRPLTTFITPFGRFAFNKLPFGISSAPELFQRLMNGILSGQKGVLCHMDDVLVFGRTQEEHDSRLHAVLQKLQKSGLTLNRTKCEFNKERLTFLGHVIGAQGISPDPQKTEAVLKMAQPTTATDLRRFMGMVNQLSKFTPHIAELSKPLRELLSSRRSWVWGPSQYDAFSKVKKELTTPKVLALYDLEKATKICADASAYGLGAVLLQQHQPAVWKPVAYASRSMTETEQRYSQIEKESLALVWACEKFSDYVIGKSIQLETDHKPLVPLLGTMSLDRLPPRILRFRLRLTRFDYKISHVPGKLLYTADTLSRAPVTPAGENDKNEESATESFVEAFISYLPANEDRLDAYRRAQQEDPICSEVMTYVMQGWPTRNKIKGDLARYWAERGELSTHDNLLLYGSRIVVPKKLQRETLQKIHQGHQGIQKCRQRVLSSVWWPGVTKNVEEFVKACPDCQRSTPTATEPLLSTPLPNHPWERVAADLFELKGVSHLLVVDYYSRYVEVQKLTTTTSTNVVTALKAIFSRHGVPITFVSDNGPQFDSKEMKHFAAAYGFNHVTSSPHYPRANGEAERSVKTVKSLLDHSPDPYMNS, encoded by the exons ATGACTAGCATTCGGTTACAGCCTCCGACGCCGTTCTCGTTTGAAAACCCAGACGACTGGCCAAAATGGCGGCGGCGATTCGAGCAATTCCGTCTCGCGTCCGGGCTATCTGAGGGGGAGAACGAGCGGCAAGTAAGTACACTACTCTATTGCATGGGGGAAGATGCAGAGGACGTCCTCGCATCCACCAGCATTTCTGACGAGGAGAGAAAGTCGTACGAGACTGTCCTGAGAAAGCTCGACGATTTCTTCAAAGTAAGGAAAAACGTAATATTCGAGCGTGCCCAATTCAACCGCAGGTGTCAGAAAGAAGACGAATCCGTCGAGCAGTTCATCACGAGTCTCTATAATTTGGTTGAGAATTGTGCCTATGGGGATCTGAAAGACGAAATGATCAGAGATCGCATTGTTGTAGGAATTCGTGACACCTCCCTGGCTGAGCGTTTGCAGATGGACGCCGAGCTGACATTGGACAAAGCCAAGAAAACAGTTCGACAGCGGGAAGCCATTCGGAAGCAACATGGGATCTTGCAAGAGTCGCCAATCGAGTCAGTGAATTACACGGGACACCCCTTCCACAGGAGAGTACAGAAACCACCTGGTAAGAAACCATTCACATCCAGCAAGGCAGGAGCTACAAATTCAGGGAGCCTCACCAGCTGTACACGGTGTGGACGGTCACCATCACATGCACGACAGGAATGCCCAGCCAAGGATGCGACGTGTCACAGGTGTAAGAAAAGAGGCCATTACAACCAGCATTGTTTCTCAAAGGCAGTTGCAGACGTCATGGAGGAAAGAGAGGCTGAAGAATGGTGTGATGTGTCGTATTTGTACACAGTTAACCTGGAACAAGGAAACTCTTGGAACAGCACTATTTCAGTGGAGGGTCAACAAACTTCGTTCAAGTTGGATACAGGAGCAGAGGTTACCGTTATCTCAGAACATACCTTGCAGGCTCTGAACCCACAGCAAATCCAGAAAGCTACGCGGAAATTATGTGGGCCAGATCGGAAGCCGTTGGAGGTTTTAGGGGAGTTACCTCTTACCTTAAGCTACAAGGGTAGGTCATGTGTCCAGAAAGTATATGTGGTAAAAGGGCTACAGCGCAATCTCCTTGGTCTTCCGGCAATCACATCATTGAACATACTTGTTCCAGTCAACTTGGTCGCCTCGTCAGTACCAGATCAGTATCTTCCAATGTTCAGAGGGCTAGGCACATTCCAAGAATCTTATGAAATCAAGCTGAAGTCAGGGGCTAAACCCTTAGCTCTGTTCACCCCAAGGAACGTCCCACTGCCTCTCAGACAGAGAGTCCAAGAAGAATTAGCCCGGATGGAGTCTTTGGGAGTCATCTCAAAGGTGGATCAGCCAACATCATGGTGCGCTGGAATGGTCGTAGTTCCAAAGAAATCAGGGGCGATTCGTATTTGCGTTGACTACAGGCCACTGAATGAGAGTGTTTTGAGGGAAGTCTATCCTCTTCCAAAAGTTGACCACACACTGGCTTGTTTGGCCGGAGCTACGGTATTTAGCAAGTTGGATGCCAACTGTGGGTTTTGGCAGATTCCACTGGCCGAGGAATCCAGACCGCTCACCACATTCATTACGCCGTTCGGGAGATTCGCCTTCAACAAACTACCTTTCGGTATATCTAGTGCGCCTGAGCTGTTCCAGCGGCTCATGAACGGCATCTTATCTGGCCAAAAAGGAGTCCTTTGTCACATGGATGACGTCCTAGTTTTCGGACGCACACAAGAAGAGCACGACTCCCGACTCCACGCTGTCCTGCAGAAACTGCAGAAGTCTGGATTAACCCTAAACCGCACGAAATGCGAGTTCAACAAGGAGCGTCTGACGTTCTTGGGGCATGTAATTGGTGCACAGGGTATTTCCCCAGATCCCCAGAAAACGGAAGCTGTCCTGAAGATGGCACAACCTACCACAGCAACGGACCTACGGAGATTCATGGGTATGGTCAATCAGCTCAGCAAGTTTACCCCACACATCGCCGAATTGTCAAAGCCTCTTCGTGAGCTTCTGAGCAGTAGGCGGTCATGGGTGTGGGGACCGTCCCAATACGACGCTTTCTCAAAGGTCAAGAAGGAATTGACTACACCGAAAGTTTTAGCTTTATACGACCTGGAAAAGGCAACAAAAATCTGTGCAGACGCCTCTGCTTATGGGCTGGGAGCAGTTCTTCTGCAGCAGCATCAACCAGCAGTGTGGAAACCCGTCGCCTACGCCTCCCGGTCCATGACCGAGACAGAACAGAGATATTCTCAAATTGAGAAGGAGAGTCTGGCTCTTGTGTGGGCGTGCGAGAAATTCTCAGACTACGTAATTGGGAAGTCTATCCAGTTAGAGACTGACCACAAGCCCTTGGTCCCTCTACTTGGCACAATGAGCCTCGATCGACTCCCACCGAGAATCTTGCGATTTCGATTACGTCTGACACGGTTCGACTACAAAATATCCCATGTTCCGGGGAAGCTCCTATATACGGCGGACACACTCTCTCGCGCACCTGTGACCCCTGCAGGGGAAAATGATAAAAACGAAGAGAGTGCGACAGAGTCGTTTGTTGAAGCCTTTATCTCGTACCTTCCTGCAAATGAAGACCGTCTGGATGCATACCGGAGAGCCCAACAGGAAGACCCTATTTGCTCGGAGGTAATGACATATGTCATGCAGGGATGGCCCACCAGAAACAAAATTAAGGGAGACCTCGCTCGATACTGGGCAGAACGCGGAGAGCTCAGCACCCATGACAACCTACTACTGTATGGCAGCCGCATTGTGGTTCCAAAGAAATTGCAGAGAGAGACATTGCAGAAAATACATCAAGGGCACCAAGGCATTCAGAAATGTCGCCAAAGAGTTTTATCCTCAGTATGGTGGCCCGGGGTAACCAAAAACGTTGAAGAATTCGTCAAGGCATGTCCTGATTGTCAGCGATCCACCCCCACTGCCACTGAACCTCTTCTGTCAACCCCTCTCCCTAACCACCCTTGGGAACGTGTTGCAGCCGACCTGTTTGAGTTGAAAGGGGTTTCACATCTCCTTGTAGTAGACTACTATTCCAGATACGTAGAAGTTCAGAAACTGACCACTACTACCTCGACAAATGTTGTTACCGCTCTGAAAGCCATCTTCTCTCGCCACGGCGTTCCAATCACGTTTGTGAGCGACAACGGACCACAGTTTGACTCAAAGGAGATGAAACACTTTGCTGCAGCCTATGGCTTTAATCATGTAACTAGCAGCCCACACTACCCGAGGGCCAATGGAGAAGCAGAGAGAAGCGTGAAAACCGTTAAGAGCTTGCTAGATCACTCTCCTGACCCGTATATG AACTCCTGA
- the LOC134197475 gene encoding uncharacterized protein LOC134197475 has translation MSHKDYYYRDASPVKSPLSLDTSLRHSETPGSLWVGNLNPNVTKAMLFDHFSEAGPVTDVVVKRRSSGCFAFVNFRILADAQNAATRYNGSVLMAQKIKVNLQEKKEASHPTSPSTSLPETTSSQPAAIWVGSLGSETNEEDLWQAFRSYRNLVKSIIVKRNEHGKSKRFAFVNFDTEQNAKLALKGLEGVQIGGNRVKLSLKSGSEFAGVPNIQATSPCETVSSQSSALWIGSLSSETDEDSLLRAFRSYKQQINSIMVQRDEHRNSKRFGFINFDTEQHALLAKKEMEGVVIDCSRVKLNLKSLSHVSHPSVAASAATVDRAGQQRTEALASSHTWQPKGVTEGERKVKEIFYDEDSLVASYIWKKIRHELYSFAKKVKVTVEKEKADDPIVMIGSQNGVSAVYQWLHSKAQELKLNFSTENVRFDSVEAVALHSFAVGSSIRRLEISNCVEVEWPERGLIAKRVITNSGKEMVLQLRTKNMLEAKVDAIICGTNSSLDTTTGLAKTLSSAGGPSIQSQLNDYVESHGTPAEGSSIAIEAGELRCKWLVFVVIPSCLASAFNSGERESFRAAVSSSLREAATCRATTVAIPALRAASSQLPIKECAEITIQASRQYLESCSDSSVSKIDIVLPPDPKLVEEFENEFSSDFFAVGKLSDLQSPETSSWLYEDDSGGFANYDEAAVKELEGKFQANVKKTTIQIKEFTYEVDFSARIQTNVTTSKVRRIQRIVDSCAWFYRENDGSYKPFDKVSALAIETARAKGQSTINIKPNDYTYTIDLEKREQTNNSTNAKRSIKRQGSYANTSCRFPKLAMSFEHECVDVRGQSADVEVAIKQLTAAVREAIRTKEVPIPNALSASIQTMIKQYGEAYGLRIKFVPSADSGPSVAKVEGFKHRVDKFVQDLQEKIIQLQQSSFPLSSEWQPPPEWELPVDSNQPTLKLVKSAGDEYRSILSRMRESMPQVQIVKLERIQNVWLWRKYGQHMERMREKNNGVVNEKDLFHGTRSTNPDKIYLSEEGFDMRFSSSGMWGQGSYFAENASYSDGYSYAGVSGKQMFLAKVLTGDSIDLPSNSSLRMPPEKRSSGGHTVRYDTVTGVTGGSRVYITYNNDKAFPFYLITYHQ, from the exons ATGAGTCACAAAGACTACTATTACCGTGACGCAAGTCCGGTGAAATCTCCACTTTCTCTTGACACTTCTTTACGTCATTCCGAAACACCCGGATCCTTGTGGGTCGGTAATTTAAACCCTAACGTGACCAAAGCTATGCTTTTCGATCACTTTTCGGAAGCCGGTCCAGTGACCGATGTTGTCGTCAAACGAAGGTCCTCGGGCTGTTTTGCATTTGTGAATTTTCGTATCCTGGCCGATGCACAAAATGCTGCAACACGTTATAATGGCAGCGTCCTTATGGCACAGAAAATCAAAGTCAATCTCCAAGAGAAAAAAGAGGCTTCGCATCCGACGTCTCCGTCAACGTCTCTACCGGAAACGACCTCATCACAGCCGGCAGCTATTTGGGTAGGATCTCTTGGTAGTGAAACAAACGAAGAAGACCTTTGGCAAGCCTTTCGGTCTTACAGAAATCTAGTCAAATCAATTATAGTCAAGCGCAATGAACATGGAAAGTCTAAGAGGTTTGCTTTTGTCAACTTTGATACGGAGCAGAATGCAAAATTGGCATTGAAGGGATTGGAAGGAGTGCAGATTGGAGGCAATAGGGTCAAACTAAGTTTGAAGTCTGGGTCGGAGTTTGCTGGAGTCCCAAACATTCAGGCAACTTCTCCCTGTGAAACGGTCTCATCACAGTCATCAGCTCTTTGGATCGGATCTCTTAGTAGCGAAACGGACGAGGACAGTTTGTTGCGGGCGTTTCGGTCGTACAAACAGCAGATCAATTCGATTATGGTCCAACGTGATGAACACAGAAACTCTAAACGATTTGGTTTTATCAATTTTGATACGGAACAGCATGCACTGTTGGCAAAGAAGGAAATGGAGGGTGTGGTTATTGACTGCAGTAGAGTCAAATTGAATTTGAAGTCTTTATCTCACGTATCACATCCGTCGGTTGCGGCATCAGCCGCCACTGTGGATCGTGCAGGTCAGCAACGTACTGAGGCATTAGCTTCCAGCCATACATGGCAA CCAAAAGGAGTGACCGAAGGAGAGAGGAAGGTGAAGGAGATCTTTTATGACGAAGATTCTTTAGTAGCGTCATATATCTGGAAGAAAATCCGTCATGAATTGTATTCTTTTGCTAAGAAAGTGAAGGTTACTGTTGAGAAAGAGAAAGCAGATGACCCTATTGTAATGATTGGATCGCAGAATGGGGTATCTGCAGTTTACCAGTGGCTCCATTCAAAAGCTCAAGAGTTAAAGCTCAATTTCTCAACAGAAAATGTGCGTTTTGATTCTGTTGAAGCAGTTGCTCTGCATAGTTTTGCAGTTGGGTCGAGTATTAGAAGGTTGGAGATCTCAAACTGTGTCGAAGTAGAATGGCCAGAAAGAGGTCTAATTGCTAAACGCGTCATTACCAACAGTGGTAAAGAAATGGTTCTACAACTTAGAACCAAGAATATGCTAGAAGCTAAAGTAGATGCTATCATTTGTGGCACAAACTCTAGTCTCGACACAACAACAGGCTTGGCGAAGACTTTGTCAAGCGCAGGAGGTCCATCTATCCAGAGTCAGCTAAATGATTATGTTGAATCTCATGGAACACCAGCCGAAGGTAGTTCGATAGCAATCGAGGCTGGAGAGTTGAGATGCAAGTGGCTCGTGTTTGTTGTCATTCCTAGTTGCCTTGCATCAGCTTTCAACTCTGGTGAACGCGAGTCGTTTCGGGCTGCCGTCTCGAGCTCATTACGAGAAGCAGCGACATGTCGAGCGACAACCGTAGCTATACCTGCTCTAAGGGCTGCCTCATCTCAATTGCCAATCAAGGAATGCGCAGAAATTACGATACAAGCAAGTCGACAATATCTTGAGTCTTGTTCGGATTCTAGTGTGAGTAAAATCGACATTGTTTTGCCTCCCGATCCTAAACTGGTCGAAGAATTTGAAAACGAATTTAGTTCCGACTTTTTTGCAGTTGGCAAGCTGTCAGATCTGCAATCACCGGAAACATCATCTTGGTTGTACGAAGATGACAGTGGCGGCTTTGCCAATTATGATGAAGCAGCTGTCAAAGAACTAGAAGGAAAATTTCAAGCTAACGTCAAGAAAACGACCATTCAAATTAAAGAGTTTACGTACGAGGTAGATTTTTCTGCCAGGATACAAACCAACGTTACAACGTCGAAAGTGAGGCGCATTCAACGAATTGTTGACAGTTGCGCGTGGTTCTATAGGGAAAATGACGGTAGCTACAAACCGTTTGACAAAGTCTCCGCTTTGGCAATAGAAACGGCACGCGCCAAGGGTCAGAGCACAATTAACATAAAGCCAAACGACTATACTTACACGATTGATCTGGAGAAAAgggaacaaacaaacaattcaacGAACGCAAAGCGATCAATAAAAAGACAAGGCTCCTATGCAAACACGAGTTGTAGGTTTCCAAAATTAGCAATGTCTTTTGAACATGAATGCGTAGATGTTCGTGGGCAATCAGCTGATGTTGAGGTTGCAATAAAGCAGTTAACTGCTGCTGTTAGAGAGGCAATAAGAACAAAAGAGGTACCTATTCCTAACGCTTTATCAGCTAGCATTCAAACAATGATCAAGCAATATGGCGAAGCGTACGGGTTAAGGATAAAATTTGTGCCGTCAGCCGACAGTGGACCTTCAGTCGCAAAAGTTGAAGGGTTCAAGCATCGTGTAGACAAATTTGTACAAGACTTGCAA GAAAAAATTATTCAACTTCAGCAGTCGTCATTCCCGCTGTCTTCTGAATGGCAGCCACCTCCTGAATGGGAGCTACCAGTTGATTCCAATCAGCCTACTTTGAAGTTGGTTAAATCTGCGGGAGACGAATATAGATCGATTCTAAGCAGAATGCGTGAAAGCATGCCCCAG GTTCAAATTGTCAAACTCGAAAGAATTCAGAATGTCTGGTTGTGGCGCAAATATGGTCAACACATGGAACGAATGAGAGAAAAGAACAACGGCGTTGTCAATGAGAAAGATTTGTTTCATGGGACAAGATCAACAAATCCTGATAAAATCTACTTGAGTGAAGAAGGATTCGACATGAGATTTAGCTCTTCTGGAATGTGGGGTCAGGGATCATATTTTGCAGAGAACGCGAGCTATTCTGACGGTTACAGTTATGCGGGTGTTTCGGGAAAGCAGATGTTTCTGGCTAAAGTCCTAACTGGAGATTCTATCGATCTTCCCAGCAATAGTTCTCTGCGAATGCCACCAGAGAAAAGATCCTCCGGCGGTCACACTGTGAGATACGATACCGTCACAGGCGTCACCGGTGGTAGCCGTGTCTATATTACCTACAATAACGACAAAGCTTTTCCATTCTATCTCATTACTTATCATCAGTAG
- the LOC134197293 gene encoding uncharacterized protein LOC134197293: MGRRIRTDVPQMRKLLIPDWPHTRDFKTLNEKYKEGQKRHYDQRHRARLLPELPEDTPVWVHTQGKQVAGKIVRQADTPRSYLVNTPGRDLRRNRSHLTIRNDNTVPDDPEKQPDTQHGLVTRSQAGHTIRPPNRLDL, from the coding sequence ATGGGGCGACGTATACGAACAGATGTTCCACAGATGAGAAAACTGCTCATTCCTGACTGGCCCCATACGAGGGATTTCAAAACGCTGAACGAGAAGTACAAGGAAGGACAGAAACGCCATTATGACCAACGTCACCGAGCCAGACTTCTACCGGAGCTACCAGAGGACACCCCGGTCTGGGTACACACCCAAGGGAAACAAGTAGCCGGGAAGATTGTACGACAAGCCGACACTCCCAGGTCATATCTCGTTAATACACCAGGCAGAGATCTACGGAGAAACCGGAGTCACTTGACTATCAGAAACGACAACACCGTACCAGACGATCCTGAGAAGCAGCCTGATACTCAACACGGACTAGTCACTCGCTCTCAAGCGGGCCACACCATTCGACCTCCTAACCGGCTGGACTTATAG
- the LOC134197292 gene encoding translocon-associated protein subunit delta-like — protein MAFLIPCLIVATLLPVFGYGETCSSPQATFSTYSTTEILMASETVFIAEFELTCGGQPGKGLYLHAEISGLHVPVTSTPDTNKYQVSWHMKHSVAKAGVYTVNIYDEEGYAALRKAQRSGEATDSVKPMISTAIKHKGASRPGFIVQTEFVAVLTAFLVWWYANSVKGRISE, from the exons ATGGCGTTTCTGATCCCTTGTTTGATAGTAGCAACTCTGCTGCCTGTCTTCGGCTACG GTGAAACTTGCTCGAGTCCACAAGCAACTTTCAGTACTTACTCTACCACTGAAATTCTTATGGCGTCTGAGACGGTTTTCATTGCTGAGTTTGAACTGACATGTGGTGGTCAACCAGGCAAG GGTCTCTATCTCCATGCTGAGATCAGTGGGCTTCACGTCCCTGTAACAAGTACTccagacacaaacaagtatCAAGTCAGTTGGCACATGAAACATTCCGTTGCCAAAGCCGGAGTATACACGGTAAATATCTACGATGAGGAAGGCTACGCTGCTTTGAGAAAG GCTCAACGGAGTGGGGAAGCAACAGACTCAGTAAAGCCAATGATATCCACTGCAATCAAGCATAAG GGAGCGAGTCGACCGGGCTTTATTGTTCAGACAGAGTTTGTAGCCGTCTTAACTGCCTTCCTTGTCTGGTGGTACGCCAACAGTGTTAAGGGACGAATTAGCGAGTAG